One Archangium violaceum genomic window, GGCCGCCTTCCTGGCGGGCCTGGGAGCGGGCGTGTGGAAGGACACGGACGCCATCCGCAGCGCCTGGAAGGTGGGCAAGGTCTTCAAGCCGAAGATGAAGCCCGAGGCACGTGAACGGTACCTGACCAAGTGGCGGCGCGCGGTGGAGCGCGCCTGAGACAGCCGCCCCTCATTCGCGATAGGAGGAAGATCCGATGGCCCACGACCGCACGCAGTTGACCCCCGAGGCCCTGAAGCAGTTCCTCGCCGAGCACCCCGAGTGGAAGCACGAGGGCGGGATGATCCGCCGCACCTATGAGGCGCCGAGCTTCCTCGCGGGCATCGACTTCGTGAGCCAGGTGGCGAAGGCGGCCGAGGCCGCGGACCACCACCCGGACATCG contains:
- a CDS encoding 4a-hydroxytetrahydrobiopterin dehydratase; this encodes MAHDRTQLTPEALKQFLAEHPEWKHEGGMIRRTYEAPSFLAGIDFVSQVAKAAEAADHHPDIDIRWRKVTLALVTHDAGGLTWRDTKLASEADTLFAQVVKQG